CGGGGGGTGTGGGGTTGTGCGAGTTGGTGCAGCATCTGGCGATGTTTGATTTTCTGGCGGTGTCGGGGACGACGGAGGACCGGGTGGTGGAGTACGTGGACCATCTGCACGAGCACTTCACGGATCCGGTGGTGGTGGAGCGGGGTCATTACCGGGCGCCGTCGGCGCCGGGGTTCTCGGCCCGGATGCGGCCGGAGTCCGTCGCGCGTTACACCTACCCCGACGGCGAGTTCTGGGCCGCCGACCTCGCAGCCGACCACACCTGAATCCCTGAAGAGGAGAGCGCATGAACGAGCTCGACGGACTGCGCGCCATAGTCACCGGCGGCGCCTCCGGAATCGGCCTGGCCACGGCCCGGCTGCTGTCCGAACGCGGCGCCGAGGTCGCGGTGCTCGACCTCACCGCGCTGGACCCCGCTGGGCTCGAACCCGACGGAGCCGGCGGGGCCGGTAAGCCGCTGCACGGCTTCCTGGCCGACGTCTCCGACGACGCCTCGGTCCGCGCGGCCTTGGCCGAGGCCACCGCGCACCTCGGCGGGCTGGACATCCTGGTCAACAACGCCGGGATCGGCGCGGCCGGAACGGTCGAGGACAACCCGGACGAGCAGTGGCACCGGGTGCTGGACGTCAATGTGCTCGGCATGGTCCGCACCACCCGGGCGGCGCTGCCGCACCTGCGGGCGTCCGCGCACGCCGCGATCGTCAACACCTGCTCGATCGCCGCCACGGCCGGGCTGCCGCAGCGGGCCCTGTACTCCGCCAGCAAGGGCGCGGTACTGTCGCTCACCCTGGCCATGGCCGCCGACCACGTCCGCGAGGGCATCCGGGTCAACTGCGTCAACCCCGGCACCGCCGACACCCCCTGGGTCGGCCGACTGCTGGACGCCGCCGACGACCCCGAGGCCGAGCGGGCCGCGCTGAACGCCCGTCAGCCGATGGGACGCCTGGTCACCGCCGAGGAGGTCGCCGCCGCCGTCGCCTACCTGGCGAGCCCCGCCGCCGGTTCGGTCACCGGCACCGCGCTCGCCGTCGACGGCGGCATGGCCGGACTCCGGCTGCGTCCGGCCGGCAGCTGACCACCGTCCGACTCTCCGAGAAAGGTCCGACCTCCGTGCGACACGCCCCGCTGGGGAGCAGCAGGACCGAGGTGACCGAACTCGCCTTCGGCGCCGCCTGCATCGGCAACCTGTTCACCCCCGTCACCGAGGCGGACGCCCGTGCCGCCGTGGACGCCGCCTGGTCGGCCGGGGTCCGCTACTTCGACACCGCGCCGCACTACGGCCTCGGCCTGTCCGAGCAGCGGCTCGGCGCTGCGCTGCGCGACCGGCCCCGGGACTCCTACACCCTGTCGACCAAGGTCGGCCGGCTGCTGGAGCCGCAGCCCGGCGCCGTCGGCGACGACCTGGCCAACGGCTTCGCGGTGCCCGCGACCTGGCGCCGGGTCTGGGACTTCAGCGCCGACGGCGTCCGGCGCAGCATCGAGTCCAGCCTGGAGCGGCTGGGCCTGGACCGGATCGACATCGCCTATCTGCACGACCCCGACGACCACGGCCCGCAGGCGCTCGCCGAGGCGTACCCGGCCCTCGAACAACTGCGCGCGGAGGGGGTGCTGGGGGCCGTCGGGATCGGGATGAACCAGACCGGGCTGCCCACCCGCTTCATCCGGGAGACCGACATCGACGTGGTGCTGCTGGCCGGCCGCTACACCCTGCTGGACCAGGGCGGCCTGACCGAGCTGCTGCCCGAGGCCGCGCGGCGCGGGGTCTCGGTCGTCGTCGGCGGCGCCTTCAACTCCGGCCTGCTGGCCGACCCGAGGCCGGGCGCGACCTTCGACTACGCGGCCGCGCCGGACGCGCTGCTGCAGCGGGCGCTGCGGATCAAG
The Streptacidiphilus albus JL83 genome window above contains:
- a CDS encoding SDR family NAD(P)-dependent oxidoreductase; protein product: MNELDGLRAIVTGGASGIGLATARLLSERGAEVAVLDLTALDPAGLEPDGAGGAGKPLHGFLADVSDDASVRAALAEATAHLGGLDILVNNAGIGAAGTVEDNPDEQWHRVLDVNVLGMVRTTRAALPHLRASAHAAIVNTCSIAATAGLPQRALYSASKGAVLSLTLAMAADHVREGIRVNCVNPGTADTPWVGRLLDAADDPEAERAALNARQPMGRLVTAEEVAAAVAYLASPAAGSVTGTALAVDGGMAGLRLRPAGS
- a CDS encoding aldo/keto reductase → MRHAPLGSSRTEVTELAFGAACIGNLFTPVTEADARAAVDAAWSAGVRYFDTAPHYGLGLSEQRLGAALRDRPRDSYTLSTKVGRLLEPQPGAVGDDLANGFAVPATWRRVWDFSADGVRRSIESSLERLGLDRIDIAYLHDPDDHGPQALAEAYPALEQLRAEGVLGAVGIGMNQTGLPTRFIRETDIDVVLLAGRYTLLDQGGLTELLPEAARRGVSVVVGGAFNSGLLADPRPGATFDYAAAPDALLQRALRIKAVCERHGVPLRAAALRFPLGHPAVVSVLVGLRSAEEAQDAAEMIGHQLPDALWAELRAEGLLPESAPVAAPAHAG